The proteins below come from a single Rosa rugosa chromosome 2, drRosRugo1.1, whole genome shotgun sequence genomic window:
- the LOC133732447 gene encoding rust resistance kinase Lr10-like isoform X1 — protein MLLTMSFFFWLLLIFVDLDVVHGGGVGRENCTETRCSSDGPAIRFPFRLKGRQPVQCGSPGFDLACTNDNQTLLQMPSSSKLFVTEINYKSQTIEAELAPDCLDGDIFDLGSSSTFKYVGNASLFSCPPSTVRDQYITAYPYKYNSRCLARLSPCHGNPGNQIFAFRTGCCSIDNIPLVSCTKVHDYKDSLAYTDDDIYSRVSLYWSIPSCKHCKEKGELCQFTNQTDPQTQCLDRPKARAGHIRLGISTTLGHVTVYIGLFITVSYILIATGSIICYPFCTKRKENQLRIKIFLDDYRALKPSRYSYADIKRITEQFKEKLGQGAYGTVFKGKLSSELLVAVKILNNSNEKGEDFINEVGTMSQIHHVNVVRLVGYCADGFIRALVYEFLPNGPLQNFLSSADNESSFPGWDKLQDIALGIAKGIEYIHQGCEQQILHFDIKPHNVLLDHDFTPKVSDFGLAKLCSKDQSVVSMTAARGTMGYIAPEVFSRNFGKVSYKADVYSFGTLLLEMVGGRKNFKVMEDSTSQVYFPEWIYNLLEQGNDLRIHIGDEGNVEIAKKLAVVGLWCIQWYPIDRPSMKTVVQMLEREVDNLTMPPNPFASTSSSS, from the exons ATGCTTCTAACTATGAGTTTCTTCTTCTGGTTGCTCCTGATATTTGTAGATTTAGATGTTGTGCATGGTGGAGGAGTAGGTCGTGAAAATTGCACAGAAACAAGATGTAGCAGCGATGGCCCAGCTATCCGGTTCCCATTTCGACTGAAAGGTAGGCAACCGGTCCAATGTGGTTCCCCGGGCTTTGATCTTGCATGCACCAACGACAACCAGACACTGCTTCAGATGCCATCATCATCTAAGCTCTTTGTTACAGAGATTAACTATAAATCACAGACAATTGAAGCAGAACTTGCACCTGATTGCTTGGATGGAGACATTTTCGACCTCGGTTCTTCTTCTACCTTCAAATATGTAGGCAACGCAAGCTTGTTCAGTTGCCCACCATCAACTGTGAGAGATCAATATATTACAGCATATCCCTACAAGTACAATTCTCGTTGTCTGGCAAGATTGAGCCCATGCCATGGTAATCCAGGCAACCAAATTTTTGCTTTTAGGACAGGTTGTTGTTCTATTGATAACATTCCCCTGGTGTCTTGTACCAAGGTGCATGACTACAAAGATTCTCTTGCATACACAGATGACGATATATATTCACGCGTGTCTCTCTACTGGTCCATACCATCTTGTAAACATTGTAAAGAAAAGGGCGAGCTATGTCAATTCACAAATCAGACAGATCCTCAAACTCAATGCTTGGATAGACCCAAAGCCAGAGCAG GGCACATACGACTTGGAATTTCAACTACATTAG GTCATGTCACAGTATATATCGGACTTTTTATCACAGTTTCTTATATTCTTATAGCGACGGGATCAATAATCTGCTATCCCTTTTGcactaaaagaaaagaaaatcagcTGAGAATTAAAATATTTTTGGATGACTACAGAGCTCTTAAGCCAAGCAGATATTCTTATGCAGATATTAAGAGGATAACAGAGCAGTTCAAGGAGAAGCTGGGTCAAGGGGCCTATGGAACTGTCTTTAAAGGTAAACTTTCCTCTGAATTACTTGTTGCTGTGAAAATCCTCAACAATTCAAATGAGAAAGGGGAAGATTTTATTAATGAAGTGGGCACAATGAGTCAAATCCACCATGTCAATGTGGTACGCTTGGTTGGTTACTGTGCTGATGGCTTTATACGAGCTCTTGTTTATGAATTCTTACCAAACGGTCCACTCCAGAATTTCTTATCATCAGCAGATAATGAGAGTTCGTTCCCTGGTTGGGATAAGTTGCAAGATATTGCTTTAGGTATAGCAAAAGGAATTGAATATATTCACCAAGGTTGTGAACAACAAATCCTCCACTTTGACATCAAACCCCATAATGTGTTGCTAGACCATGATTTCACTCCAAAAGTTTCCGATTTTGGTTTAGCCAAGTTGTGCTCTAAGGATCAAAGCGTGGTATCCATGACTGCAGCGAGGGGAACCATGGGCTACATTGCACCAGAAGTCTTCTCTAGGAACTTCGGTAAGGTGTCATATAAGGCAGATGTCTATAGTTTTGGAACATTGCTTCTTGAAATGGTTGGGGGCAGAAAGAATTTTAAAGTCATGGAAGACTCCACCAGCCAGGTCTACTTCCCAGAATGGATCTATAACCTCTTAGAACAAGGGAACGACCTTCGCATCCATATTGGAGACGAAGGAAATGTTGAAATTGCTAAGAAACTTGCGGTTGTGGGTCTATGGTGCATCCAATGGTATCCAATAGACCGTCCTTCCATGAAAACAGTAGTTCAAATGTTGGAAAGGGAAGTTGACAATCTGACCATGCCTCCTAATCCTTTTGCCTCTACTTCATCTTCGAGTTGA
- the LOC133732447 gene encoding rust resistance kinase Lr10-like isoform X2 yields MLSHLIYVCMHHFCEDLDVVHGGGVGRENCTETRCSSDGPAIRFPFRLKGRQPVQCGSPGFDLACTNDNQTLLQMPSSSKLFVTEINYKSQTIEAELAPDCLDGDIFDLGSSSTFKYVGNASLFSCPPSTVRDQYITAYPYKYNSRCLARLSPCHGNPGNQIFAFRTGCCSIDNIPLVSCTKVHDYKDSLAYTDDDIYSRVSLYWSIPSCKHCKEKGELCQFTNQTDPQTQCLDRPKARAGHIRLGISTTLGHVTVYIGLFITVSYILIATGSIICYPFCTKRKENQLRIKIFLDDYRALKPSRYSYADIKRITEQFKEKLGQGAYGTVFKGKLSSELLVAVKILNNSNEKGEDFINEVGTMSQIHHVNVVRLVGYCADGFIRALVYEFLPNGPLQNFLSSADNESSFPGWDKLQDIALGIAKGIEYIHQGCEQQILHFDIKPHNVLLDHDFTPKVSDFGLAKLCSKDQSVVSMTAARGTMGYIAPEVFSRNFGKVSYKADVYSFGTLLLEMVGGRKNFKVMEDSTSQVYFPEWIYNLLEQGNDLRIHIGDEGNVEIAKKLAVVGLWCIQWYPIDRPSMKTVVQMLEREVDNLTMPPNPFASTSSSS; encoded by the exons ATGCTGAGCCACTTGATATATGTATGCATGCATCATTTCTGCGAAG ATTTAGATGTTGTGCATGGTGGAGGAGTAGGTCGTGAAAATTGCACAGAAACAAGATGTAGCAGCGATGGCCCAGCTATCCGGTTCCCATTTCGACTGAAAGGTAGGCAACCGGTCCAATGTGGTTCCCCGGGCTTTGATCTTGCATGCACCAACGACAACCAGACACTGCTTCAGATGCCATCATCATCTAAGCTCTTTGTTACAGAGATTAACTATAAATCACAGACAATTGAAGCAGAACTTGCACCTGATTGCTTGGATGGAGACATTTTCGACCTCGGTTCTTCTTCTACCTTCAAATATGTAGGCAACGCAAGCTTGTTCAGTTGCCCACCATCAACTGTGAGAGATCAATATATTACAGCATATCCCTACAAGTACAATTCTCGTTGTCTGGCAAGATTGAGCCCATGCCATGGTAATCCAGGCAACCAAATTTTTGCTTTTAGGACAGGTTGTTGTTCTATTGATAACATTCCCCTGGTGTCTTGTACCAAGGTGCATGACTACAAAGATTCTCTTGCATACACAGATGACGATATATATTCACGCGTGTCTCTCTACTGGTCCATACCATCTTGTAAACATTGTAAAGAAAAGGGCGAGCTATGTCAATTCACAAATCAGACAGATCCTCAAACTCAATGCTTGGATAGACCCAAAGCCAGAGCAG GGCACATACGACTTGGAATTTCAACTACATTAG GTCATGTCACAGTATATATCGGACTTTTTATCACAGTTTCTTATATTCTTATAGCGACGGGATCAATAATCTGCTATCCCTTTTGcactaaaagaaaagaaaatcagcTGAGAATTAAAATATTTTTGGATGACTACAGAGCTCTTAAGCCAAGCAGATATTCTTATGCAGATATTAAGAGGATAACAGAGCAGTTCAAGGAGAAGCTGGGTCAAGGGGCCTATGGAACTGTCTTTAAAGGTAAACTTTCCTCTGAATTACTTGTTGCTGTGAAAATCCTCAACAATTCAAATGAGAAAGGGGAAGATTTTATTAATGAAGTGGGCACAATGAGTCAAATCCACCATGTCAATGTGGTACGCTTGGTTGGTTACTGTGCTGATGGCTTTATACGAGCTCTTGTTTATGAATTCTTACCAAACGGTCCACTCCAGAATTTCTTATCATCAGCAGATAATGAGAGTTCGTTCCCTGGTTGGGATAAGTTGCAAGATATTGCTTTAGGTATAGCAAAAGGAATTGAATATATTCACCAAGGTTGTGAACAACAAATCCTCCACTTTGACATCAAACCCCATAATGTGTTGCTAGACCATGATTTCACTCCAAAAGTTTCCGATTTTGGTTTAGCCAAGTTGTGCTCTAAGGATCAAAGCGTGGTATCCATGACTGCAGCGAGGGGAACCATGGGCTACATTGCACCAGAAGTCTTCTCTAGGAACTTCGGTAAGGTGTCATATAAGGCAGATGTCTATAGTTTTGGAACATTGCTTCTTGAAATGGTTGGGGGCAGAAAGAATTTTAAAGTCATGGAAGACTCCACCAGCCAGGTCTACTTCCCAGAATGGATCTATAACCTCTTAGAACAAGGGAACGACCTTCGCATCCATATTGGAGACGAAGGAAATGTTGAAATTGCTAAGAAACTTGCGGTTGTGGGTCTATGGTGCATCCAATGGTATCCAATAGACCGTCCTTCCATGAAAACAGTAGTTCAAATGTTGGAAAGGGAAGTTGACAATCTGACCATGCCTCCTAATCCTTTTGCCTCTACTTCATCTTCGAGTTGA
- the LOC133732450 gene encoding uncharacterized protein LOC133732450: MIMFRTASLLFAVHTVSLLFLPLSSRSQTSGATSECTPSCGNIKISSPFRLQGDPGHCGDKSYELSCEADRTSQSHHAVLYLFSGKYYVQAINYNNYTIRLVDAGVHKTKDNYFSNPVYPLAVFNFSSYFTPYSLHYSHFNPPDKRYEQDEKYLTVPLIFLSCTNQKNYSDLFVETAPCIKNTGIHSSSDSSLSTVYSYFMLGRLYEDLSPAEWGLSCKITLMALVSPPPTPTDKYRSRVKAYINN; encoded by the coding sequence ATGATCATGTTTAGAACAGCAAGTCTTCTATTTGCTGTTCACAcagtttctcttctttttcttccgcTTTCAAGTCGTTCGCAAACTTCCGGGGCCACTTCCGaatgtactccttcttgtggcAACATTAAGATAAGCTCTCCATTTCGTTTACAAGGAGATCCTGGACACTGCGGCGACAAGAGCTATGAATTATCTTGTGAGGCAGACCGTACCAGTCAATCTCATCATGCCGTATTATACTTGTTTTCAGGAAAATATTACGTACAGGCAATCAATTACAATAACTACACGATCCGACTCGTGGATGCTGGTGTTCACAAGACCAAGGACAACTACTTCTCCAACCCAGTTTACCCTTTAGCCGTCTTCAACTTTAGTTCGTATTTTACTCCTTACAGCTTACACTACTCACATTTTAATCCGCCAGATAAGAGATATGAGCAGGATGAGAAGTACCTAACAGTGCCTCTAATTTTCCTGAGCTGCACAAATCAAAAGAATTATTCCGATCTCTTTGTTGAAACAGCTCCATGCATCAAGAATACCGGCATCCACTCTTCCTCTGATTCTTCCCTGTCCACGGTGTATTCTTATTTCATGCTTGGGCgcttgtatgaagatttgagtcCGGCTGAATGGGGGTTGTCCTGCAAAATAACACTCATGGCTCTAGTGTCCCCCCCTCCCACTCCCACTGACAAGTACAGAAGTCGTGTCAAGGCATATATAAACAACTAG
- the LOC133732449 gene encoding rust resistance kinase Lr10-like: MTGLECRSYSRFMKIIRFITSRILYLLPSLSNYRYYHFDTAYQLLLVSMVVYSGVFQAVKLSFGLPFIIALLIYKWRRRHFSMYDNIEDFLQSDNNLMPVRYSYSEIKKMASGFMDKLGEGGFGTVYKAKLRSGRLVATKILSRSKTNGQDFINEVATIGRIRHVNVVRLIGFCVDHSNRALVYDLMSNGSLDKYIFSQQGAISLSCEKIFEIAVGVARGIQYLHQGCNMRILHFDLKPHNILLDENFTAKISDFGLARLYPLDNSIVSLTAARGTIGYMAPELFYKNIGGVSYKADVYSFGMLMLEMAGRRKNLNAAIDHSSEFSQIYFPTWVSDQLNQGKEIKIGYATEDEMKIIKKMIIVALWCIQMKPIERPSMSNVVEMLEGEIESLQIPPKPFLYPQQIPEDDVEDNLSTTCASRMTESTEIINLIADGN; the protein is encoded by the exons ATGACCGGATTAGAGTGCCGCTCTTATAG TCGGTTCATGAAGATCATAAGATTCATCACATCCAGAATCCTATACCTAT TGCCATCTCTATCTAACTACCGTTATTATCATTTCGACACGGCTTACCAGCTGCTTCTGGTCTCTATGGTCGTTTACAGCG GAGTGTTCCAAGCAGTCAAACTATCATTTGGCCTTCCATTTATAATTGCATTACTAATATACAAATGGCGAAGGAGGCACTTCTCAATGTATGACAATATAGAAGACTTTCTGCAGAGTGACAATAATCTCATGCCAGTAAGGTACTCTTACTCAGAAATCAAAAAGATGGCTAGCGGATTCATGGACAAATTGGGTGAAGGAGGCTTTGGCACCGTGTACAAGGCAAAGCTCCGCAGTGGTCGCCTTGTGGCCACCAAGATTTTGAGTAGGTCCAAAACTAATGGGCAAGATTTTATCAATGAGGTTGCTACTATCGGGAGGATTCGCCATGTTAACGTGGTGCGACTTATAGGCTTCTGTGTTGACCATTCAAACCGTGCACTTGTTTATGATTTAATGTCAAATGGCTCTCTTGACAAGTACATTTTTTCTCAGCAAGGTGCTATCTCCTTAAGCTGTGAGAAAATATTTGAGATTGCAGTTGGAGTGGCTCGTGGAATCCAATATCTCCATCAAGGATGTAACATGCGAATTTTGCATTTTGACCTCAAGCCCCACAACATTCTTCTTGACGAGAATTTTACTGCCAAGATTTCTGATTTTGGATTAGCAAGGCTATACCCATTGGATAACAGCATTGTGTCTTTGACTGCAGCAAGAGGAACCATAGGATACATGGCTCCAGAGTTATTCTACAAAAACATTGGAGGTGTATCATACAAAGCAGATGTGTATAGTTTTGGTATGTTAATGTTGGAAATGGCTGGTAGAAGGAAGAACTTGAATGCAGCCATAGATCATTCAAGCGAATTTAGCCAAATCTACTTTCCTACATGGGTTTCTGATCAATTGAATCAAGGGAAGGAGATCAAAATAGGTTATGCCACTGaagatgaaatgaaaatcaTAAAGAAGATGATCATAGTGGCATTGTGGTGCATACAAATGAAGCCTATTGAACGCCCTTCAATGAGCAATGTAGTAGAAATGCTTGAAGGAGAAATTGAGAGCCTCCAAATACCTCCAAAGCCTTTCTTATATCCACAACAAATACCAGAAGATGATGTTGAGGACAATTTAAGTACTACATGTGCATCAAGAATGACAGAATCTACagagatcatcaatttgattgCAGATGGAAATTAA